In the Dyella jiangningensis genome, one interval contains:
- a CDS encoding cryptochrome/photolyase family protein, with translation MSTAIVWFRRDLRLADQPALSAACAAHERVLPVYIHAPHEEGAWAPGAASRCWLHHSLVDLQSQLREQGASLHVRRGDSLAVLRELVHATGATAVYWNRLYEPTAIARDSTVKAALREQGVEARSFNASLWCEPWQRETRQQAPYRVFTPFWRSLRTQLSVTAPSTRPSIHGLEVADGLPIDALELLPAIPWDSGLREAWRPGERGAREALEVFEDDAVTDYATARDLPARHGTSRLSPHLHFGEISPRQIHHALAARVSAIDARRRPDIEPFLRELGWREFAHHLLYHFPATPTANFDRRFDRFAWEADDNASLERWQQGRTGIPLVDAGMRELWHTGWMHNRVRMVVASFLCKNLRQHWHHGARWFWDTLVDADLANNTLGWQWVSGSGADAAPYFRVFNPVSQAQKFDAQGEYLRRWLPELRDASPPLLHEPWKDAALLKRSGYPAPMVDLGDSRAAALSAYQSMRGA, from the coding sequence ATGAGTACCGCCATCGTCTGGTTCCGCCGTGACCTTCGCCTCGCCGACCAGCCCGCGCTGAGCGCCGCCTGCGCTGCACACGAGCGCGTATTGCCTGTCTACATCCACGCTCCGCACGAAGAGGGCGCATGGGCGCCCGGCGCGGCGAGCCGCTGCTGGTTGCATCATTCCCTGGTCGACCTGCAATCGCAGCTTCGCGAGCAGGGCGCGTCCTTGCATGTACGCCGTGGCGACAGCCTTGCCGTGCTGCGCGAACTGGTCCATGCGACGGGTGCCACGGCCGTCTATTGGAACCGCCTCTACGAACCCACAGCGATCGCGCGCGACAGCACCGTCAAGGCTGCGTTGCGCGAGCAGGGCGTGGAAGCACGCAGCTTCAACGCATCGCTGTGGTGCGAGCCCTGGCAACGGGAAACCAGGCAGCAGGCACCGTACCGCGTGTTCACGCCGTTCTGGCGGAGCCTTCGTACGCAGTTGTCGGTGACAGCGCCATCGACCAGGCCGTCGATACACGGCCTCGAGGTTGCTGACGGGCTGCCTATCGACGCGCTCGAACTTCTGCCCGCGATCCCCTGGGACAGCGGCTTGCGCGAAGCCTGGCGTCCCGGCGAACGCGGTGCCCGGGAGGCGCTGGAGGTTTTCGAAGACGACGCCGTAACCGACTACGCCACGGCACGCGACCTGCCTGCACGCCATGGCACTTCGCGGCTGTCGCCACACCTGCACTTCGGCGAGATCTCGCCGCGTCAGATTCATCACGCGCTCGCTGCGCGTGTTTCGGCCATCGACGCACGGAGACGTCCGGATATCGAGCCGTTCCTGCGCGAACTGGGTTGGCGCGAGTTCGCGCATCACCTGCTTTATCACTTTCCCGCCACGCCCACGGCGAACTTCGACCGTCGCTTCGACCGCTTCGCCTGGGAAGCCGACGACAACGCATCGCTTGAGCGCTGGCAGCAGGGACGCACGGGCATCCCGCTGGTAGATGCCGGCATGCGCGAGCTATGGCACACCGGCTGGATGCACAACCGCGTGCGCATGGTGGTGGCGAGTTTCCTGTGCAAGAACCTCCGGCAACACTGGCATCACGGTGCACGCTGGTTCTGGGACACCCTGGTCGATGCCGATCTCGCCAACAACACCCTGGGCTGGCAATGGGTCTCCGGCAGCGGTGCGGATGCCGCGCCGTATTTCCGCGTGTTCAATCCGGTTTCGCAGGCGCAGAAATTCGATGCGCAAGGCGAGTACCTGAGGCGATGGTTGCCCGAATTGCGTGACGCATCGCCGCCATTGCTGCATGAGCCGTGGAAGGATGCGGCGCTGCTGAAGCGTTCGGGTTATCCCGCGCCGATGGTTGATCTGGGCGACAGTCGAGCGGCGGCGCTCAGTGCCTATCAATCCATGCGCGGCGCATAG
- a CDS encoding PepSY-associated TM helix domain-containing protein, translated as MKASTIRTYQTVHTWTGLLAGFALFIAFYAGALTVFHDDIATWQNPPWRSATDAGVPVDALIDKLLQKHPSAREDFGIVLPTDSSHAAYAYWVDKGETRFATASQMDAPTDEAAWDELADFVYALHDSLGLPVVGLYLMGIVSVLYGLALVSGVLIHLPQLVSDLFAMRVGRNLKRLWQDAHNAIGVLSLPFHVIFAVTGALFCLFTITLAALNTIAFDGKLFDAFAKATQTTPVVVASGTPASMLSTEMLIERARAHALTSGVTTFEPDYLHFVHYGDREAIAEVRGLSQHTLGTYGTVALSAHDGSVKTTFVGTRYSLNGISYAALFGLHFGSFGGRTVQWLYFILGLAGAFLFYSGNLLWIESRRKRRHLDQPRRTQVMARATIGVCVGSCLAISGAFAATWIAVRWGVEAGLPQRVACYGLFLAACAYACLRPVARATVELLWATAALTLAVAVVDLAVNAAEMARAWTPLAWSVLGVDLTGIVLGLVFAAFARASARRARHGDANSVWSFQAAGVERAPQAGDQ; from the coding sequence ATGAAAGCTTCCACCATCCGCACGTACCAGACGGTCCACACATGGACCGGGCTCCTGGCCGGCTTCGCTCTGTTCATCGCGTTCTATGCGGGCGCGCTCACCGTGTTCCACGATGACATCGCGACCTGGCAGAACCCGCCGTGGCGGAGCGCGACCGACGCAGGCGTGCCGGTCGATGCGCTGATCGACAAGCTGCTGCAGAAGCATCCCTCTGCCCGCGAGGATTTCGGCATCGTGCTGCCGACGGACAGCTCGCACGCCGCCTATGCCTACTGGGTGGACAAGGGCGAGACGCGCTTCGCCACCGCCAGCCAGATGGACGCGCCTACCGACGAAGCCGCCTGGGATGAACTGGCCGATTTCGTCTATGCCCTGCACGACTCGCTCGGCCTGCCCGTGGTCGGCCTGTACCTGATGGGCATCGTCAGCGTGCTCTACGGGCTCGCGCTGGTGTCGGGCGTCCTGATCCACCTGCCGCAACTGGTCAGTGACCTCTTCGCCATGCGCGTGGGCCGCAACCTAAAGCGGCTCTGGCAAGACGCACACAATGCGATCGGCGTGCTCAGCCTGCCGTTCCACGTGATCTTCGCGGTCACCGGCGCGCTGTTCTGCCTGTTCACCATCACGCTCGCCGCGCTCAACACCATCGCCTTCGACGGCAAGCTGTTCGACGCGTTCGCCAAGGCGACGCAGACCACGCCCGTGGTGGTCGCCAGCGGCACGCCTGCGAGCATGCTGTCGACCGAGATGCTGATCGAGCGCGCACGCGCGCACGCGCTGACCAGCGGCGTCACCACCTTCGAGCCCGACTACCTGCATTTCGTGCACTACGGCGACCGCGAAGCGATCGCCGAGGTGCGCGGCCTCTCCCAGCACACCTTGGGCACCTACGGCACGGTGGCGCTGTCGGCCCATGACGGCAGCGTCAAGACCACGTTCGTGGGCACGCGCTACAGCCTCAACGGCATCAGCTATGCCGCGCTGTTCGGCCTGCACTTCGGCAGCTTCGGCGGGCGCACCGTGCAATGGCTGTACTTCATCCTGGGGTTGGCCGGCGCCTTCCTGTTCTACTCCGGCAACCTGCTGTGGATCGAGTCGCGCCGCAAGCGTCGACACCTCGACCAGCCGCGACGCACGCAGGTGATGGCGCGCGCGACGATCGGTGTATGCGTCGGCAGTTGCCTGGCCATCTCCGGCGCGTTCGCTGCCACGTGGATTGCAGTGCGATGGGGCGTGGAAGCCGGGCTGCCGCAGCGTGTCGCGTGCTACGGCTTGTTCCTTGCCGCCTGCGCCTACGCGTGCCTGCGGCCGGTCGCGCGCGCGACCGTGGAACTGCTATGGGCCACCGCGGCGCTCACTCTCGCGGTCGCCGTGGTCGACCTGGCCGTCAACGCCGCCGAGATGGCTCGCGCGTGGACGCCACTGGCCTGGAGCGTGCTGGGCGTGGATCTCACCGGCATCGTGCTCGGCCTGGTGTTTGCCGCCTTCGCGCGTGCGTCCGCGCGGCGCGCGCGGCACGGCGACGCCAACAGCGTGTGGTCGTTTCAGGCTGCGGGGGTTGAGCGTGCGCCGCAGGCTGGGGATCAATAA
- the fabV gene encoding enoyl-ACP reductase FabV: MIINPKVRGFICVTAHPVGCERNVLEQIEITKAQGDLGEGPKRVLVIGASTGYGLASRITAAFGYGAATLGVFFEKPSSDTKTGTAGWYNSAAFDKFAKQAGLYSRSINGDAFANETRERAIEIIKNEMGGKIDLVVYSLASPVRKLPDTGEVVRSSLKTIGETFTANSIDTNRDTVVQASVEPATEQEIKDTVTVMGGEDWKLWIDALSKAGVLADHAKTIAYSYIGTEITWPMYWHGTLGQAKQHLDNTARQLVAEHKAEHLDAYVGVMKSVVTQASAAIPVLPLYIAISFRVMKEKGIHEGTIEQINRLFRDRMYRKDHQPIALDDEGRVRLDDWELREDVQSECKALWPTITTENLNQLTDYAGYKHDFLRLFGFGREDVNYEEDVESDRRFDVVEL, from the coding sequence GTGATCATCAACCCCAAGGTGCGTGGTTTTATCTGTGTGACGGCCCATCCGGTCGGCTGCGAGCGCAACGTGCTCGAGCAGATCGAGATCACCAAGGCGCAGGGCGACCTGGGTGAAGGTCCCAAGCGCGTGCTGGTGATCGGCGCGTCCACCGGCTACGGCCTGGCCTCGCGCATCACCGCGGCCTTCGGTTACGGCGCGGCCACGCTCGGCGTGTTCTTCGAAAAGCCCAGCAGCGATACCAAGACCGGCACGGCCGGCTGGTACAACTCCGCCGCCTTCGACAAGTTCGCCAAGCAGGCGGGCCTGTACAGCCGTTCGATCAATGGCGATGCGTTCGCCAACGAGACGCGCGAGCGCGCCATCGAGATCATCAAGAACGAGATGGGCGGCAAGATCGACCTGGTCGTCTATTCGCTGGCCTCGCCGGTGCGCAAACTGCCCGATACCGGCGAAGTGGTGCGTTCCTCGCTCAAGACCATCGGCGAGACCTTCACCGCCAACTCGATCGACACCAACCGCGACACCGTGGTGCAGGCCTCGGTGGAACCGGCGACCGAGCAGGAGATCAAGGACACCGTCACCGTGATGGGCGGCGAAGACTGGAAGCTCTGGATCGACGCGCTGAGCAAGGCCGGCGTGCTGGCCGACCATGCCAAGACCATCGCCTACAGCTACATCGGCACGGAAATCACCTGGCCGATGTACTGGCACGGCACGCTTGGCCAGGCCAAGCAGCACCTGGACAACACCGCCAGGCAGCTGGTCGCCGAGCACAAGGCCGAGCATCTGGATGCCTACGTCGGCGTGATGAAGTCGGTGGTGACGCAGGCGAGCGCGGCGATTCCCGTGCTGCCGCTGTACATCGCCATCTCCTTCCGCGTGATGAAGGAAAAGGGCATCCACGAAGGCACCATCGAGCAGATCAACCGCCTGTTCCGCGATCGCATGTATCGCAAAGACCACCAGCCGATCGCGCTCGACGACGAAGGCCGCGTGCGCCTGGACGACTGGGAGCTGCGCGAGGACGTGCAGAGCGAGTGCAAGGCGCTGTGGCCCACCATCACCACGGAAAACCTCAACCAGCTCACCGACTATGCCGGCTACAAGCACGACTTCCTGCGTCTGTTCGGCTTCGGCCGTGAAGACGTCAACTACGAGGAAGACGTCGAGTCCGATCGCCGCTTTGACGTGGTCGAGCTCTGA
- a CDS encoding PLP-dependent aminotransferase family protein, with protein sequence MDIQLTITGRRDLSGQVYQQLRAAIVEGRLPAGSRLPSTRDLARQLGVSRKTTLEVYERLVAEGFLEGRTGDGTFVAEGLAAAPSPKPARGTSALRPARIWRRVPETLSMPRPAERLPYDYLGGVTDKTLFQPAPWRRCVAHALRVQARGRGIYRDPAGEQELRLAIARYVGFSRGVACQWQEVIATQGTQQAIDLAARVMVNAGDTVAVEEPGYPPVRSSLLALGARVVPVPVDAEGLRVDLLPEQARLVYVTPSHQFPLGMPMSLERRLALLAWARRRGAPVVEDDYDGEFRFEGRPVESLKSLDRAGVVAYVGTFSKTLFPELRAGYVVPPASLAADFLKAKQINDWHGCSLTQAALGRYMLDGEFGRHLRRVQKHYAQRREALLEHLRGPLSPWLEPIAPVAGIHMAAFLRAGLTEASVIARARRASIGLYGIAAFYAGRRARQGLLFGYGDMTVDAIDASLSALRSLLAK encoded by the coding sequence ATGGACATCCAACTGACCATTACCGGCCGCCGCGATCTTTCCGGACAGGTGTACCAGCAACTGCGCGCAGCCATCGTGGAGGGCCGGTTGCCTGCCGGGTCGCGATTGCCGTCAACGCGGGACCTGGCCCGGCAACTGGGCGTATCGCGCAAGACAACGCTGGAGGTCTACGAACGCCTGGTGGCCGAGGGCTTTCTCGAGGGCCGGACGGGCGATGGCACCTTCGTCGCGGAAGGCCTGGCCGCCGCGCCATCGCCCAAGCCCGCGCGCGGCACGAGCGCGTTGCGTCCCGCGCGGATCTGGCGGCGTGTGCCCGAGACCTTGTCGATGCCCAGGCCGGCCGAACGGTTGCCATATGACTACCTCGGCGGCGTAACCGACAAAACCCTGTTCCAGCCTGCGCCCTGGCGCCGGTGCGTCGCGCACGCGCTGCGCGTGCAGGCGCGCGGCCGGGGCATCTACCGCGACCCGGCGGGCGAGCAGGAGCTTCGCCTGGCGATTGCGCGCTACGTCGGCTTCAGCCGCGGCGTGGCCTGCCAATGGCAGGAGGTGATCGCCACGCAGGGTACGCAGCAGGCGATCGATCTGGCGGCGCGGGTGATGGTCAATGCCGGCGATACGGTCGCAGTCGAGGAGCCGGGCTATCCGCCGGTGCGTTCGAGCCTGCTGGCCCTTGGCGCGCGCGTGGTACCCGTGCCGGTGGATGCGGAAGGCCTGCGCGTGGACCTGTTGCCCGAACAGGCGCGGCTGGTCTATGTCACTCCGTCACACCAGTTTCCGCTGGGCATGCCGATGAGCCTCGAGCGACGGCTGGCGCTGCTGGCCTGGGCACGCCGCCGTGGCGCGCCGGTCGTGGAGGACGATTACGACGGCGAATTCCGTTTCGAGGGCCGGCCGGTGGAATCGCTCAAGAGCCTGGATCGGGCCGGCGTCGTGGCCTACGTCGGCACGTTTTCCAAGACGCTGTTTCCCGAGCTGCGCGCGGGCTACGTGGTGCCGCCGGCGTCGCTGGCGGCGGATTTCCTCAAGGCCAAGCAGATCAACGACTGGCATGGCTGCAGTCTCACGCAGGCTGCGTTGGGGCGTTACATGCTGGATGGCGAATTCGGCCGCCACCTGCGGCGCGTGCAGAAGCACTACGCGCAGCGTCGCGAGGCCCTGCTCGAGCATCTGCGCGGGCCCTTGTCGCCCTGGCTGGAACCGATCGCGCCGGTGGCAGGTATCCACATGGCCGCGTTCCTGCGTGCGGGACTCACCGAAGCGAGCGTCATCGCGCGGGCGCGTCGCGCTTCCATCGGCCTCTACGGAATTGCAGCGTTCTACGCGGGGCGCCGGGCAAGGCAAGGGCTGCTGTTCGGTTATGGCGACATGACGGTGGACGCCATCGACGCATCCCTATCCGCGCTGCGTTCGTTGCTTGCGAAATAA
- a CDS encoding esterase/lipase family protein: MRRVSCVIRACRLLGLAWALSLAVACTPAMRPSAPAAGAAKITSASALASARRHAQDAEHEPRAERAARSWLACAVSAGQAAASEDAGAWAAAEALANRCTGKLLDFLLAYEPPRWTPGVFDIAGTSLQVVFSGMPTSLEGAFALERAGSITIPSVMGQRYATEGFGIALVAMQPRCTDRPICTLFPPEGVARSVTAWIDSDADGSPRLVLTDPLAHPQVMLGARSVPLSNDITASYAALFEKSRLNRLAIWNLVGGKQIGHRQGLYLLEDYDPEKTPIIMLHGLGGSPLVWARLTNRVFGSPELRARYQVWHVVYQTNSPVLLNRLRVQHFLDRGWSVLDPQGTSLARRDVVLIGHSMGGVVSRLLASDSREVVWKAAFDEPPSALVAAPDDIALVDSIFHFKPYPGVSRAIFLASPHMGSPLADHFWGRLARRLVDAHSSELDALVRVVDANRAHVSPILLDSYRTDGLSSVNTLGLRQPVSLASHALMPVPGVRYDTIAGSLPGEDPPGDGVVPLSSAVLAGAASTTIIPAGHRLYRNDEALTRVLEILREPQAPVSTR, encoded by the coding sequence ATGCGTCGCGTATCTTGCGTGATCCGGGCGTGCCGGCTGCTTGGGCTGGCCTGGGCTCTTTCCCTGGCCGTTGCGTGTACGCCGGCGATGCGCCCGTCGGCCCCGGCGGCCGGTGCAGCAAAGATCACGTCCGCCAGTGCGCTCGCCAGCGCCAGGCGCCACGCGCAGGATGCCGAGCATGAGCCGCGCGCGGAGCGGGCGGCCCGCAGCTGGCTGGCATGCGCGGTATCCGCCGGGCAGGCGGCGGCATCCGAAGACGCTGGCGCATGGGCCGCCGCGGAGGCGTTGGCCAACCGCTGCACCGGCAAGCTGCTGGATTTCCTGCTGGCTTATGAGCCCCCGCGATGGACGCCCGGGGTGTTCGACATTGCCGGGACATCGCTGCAGGTCGTCTTCTCCGGCATGCCTACCAGCCTGGAGGGTGCGTTCGCGCTGGAACGTGCAGGCTCGATCACCATCCCGTCGGTGATGGGGCAGCGTTATGCGACCGAAGGGTTCGGCATCGCGCTGGTGGCCATGCAGCCACGCTGCACCGATCGTCCCATCTGCACGTTGTTTCCGCCCGAAGGCGTGGCCCGTTCGGTGACGGCCTGGATCGACAGCGATGCCGATGGCAGTCCACGGCTTGTCCTGACTGATCCGCTGGCGCACCCGCAGGTGATGTTGGGTGCGCGTAGCGTGCCGCTTTCGAACGACATCACCGCGTCCTACGCGGCACTGTTCGAGAAATCCCGTCTCAATCGGCTGGCGATATGGAACTTGGTCGGCGGCAAGCAGATCGGACACCGGCAGGGGCTTTACCTGCTGGAAGACTACGATCCGGAAAAGACGCCGATCATCATGCTGCACGGCCTGGGCGGAAGTCCGCTGGTGTGGGCGAGGCTCACCAACCGCGTGTTCGGCTCGCCCGAACTGCGTGCGCGCTACCAGGTATGGCACGTGGTGTACCAGACCAATTCGCCGGTGCTGCTCAACCGATTGCGCGTGCAGCATTTCCTCGATCGGGGATGGAGCGTGCTCGACCCGCAGGGAACATCGCTCGCTCGCCGGGACGTGGTGCTGATCGGTCACAGCATGGGCGGCGTGGTTTCGCGCCTGCTCGCGTCCGACAGCCGCGAGGTGGTGTGGAAGGCCGCCTTCGACGAGCCGCCCAGCGCGCTGGTGGCGGCTCCCGACGACATCGCGCTGGTCGACAGCATCTTCCATTTCAAGCCGTATCCGGGCGTGTCGCGCGCGATCTTCCTGGCGTCGCCGCACATGGGCAGTCCGCTGGCTGATCACTTCTGGGGACGGCTGGCGCGACGGCTCGTCGACGCGCATTCGAGCGAGCTCGATGCACTGGTTCGCGTCGTCGACGCCAATCGTGCGCACGTTTCGCCGATCCTGCTCGACAGCTACCGGACCGATGGCCTCAGCAGCGTCAATACGCTGGGGTTGAGGCAGCCGGTGAGCCTGGCGTCCCACGCCTTGATGCCCGTGCCCGGCGTCCGCTACGACACCATTGCCGGCTCGCTGCCCGGCGAGGACCCGCCGGGGGACGGCGTGGTCCCCCTCAGCAGCGCGGTCCTCGCGGGCGCGGCTTCCACCACCATCATTCCCGCGGGGCACCGCCTGTATCGCAACGATGAAGCGTTGACGCGGGTGCTGGAGATCCTTCGCGAGCCGCAGGCTCCCGTCTCGACGCGATGA
- a CDS encoding carboxymuconolactone decarboxylase family protein, producing the protein MSQRLDFYKSSPEAIKAMMGLEHRVSKSTLEKSLIELVRLRASQINGCAYCMDMHSADARKAGENERRLATLGAWRETPFFTDRERAALAWTEALTLIVNDHVPDNAWEAVQPHFSPEELTDLTLLIVAINGWNRFAIAFRAQPA; encoded by the coding sequence ATGAGCCAGCGACTCGACTTCTACAAATCCAGCCCCGAAGCCATCAAGGCGATGATGGGCCTGGAACACCGCGTCAGCAAAAGCACCCTGGAAAAATCGCTGATCGAACTGGTGCGCCTGCGCGCCTCGCAGATCAACGGCTGCGCCTACTGCATGGACATGCATTCGGCCGACGCGCGCAAGGCCGGCGAGAACGAACGCCGCCTGGCCACGCTCGGCGCATGGCGCGAAACGCCCTTCTTCACGGATCGCGAGCGGGCTGCACTGGCCTGGACCGAGGCGCTCACCCTGATCGTGAACGACCACGTGCCGGACAATGCGTGGGAAGCCGTGCAGCCGCACTTCTCGCCGGAAGAGTTGACCGATCTCACCTTGCTGATCGTGGCGATCAACGGCTGGAACCGGTTTGCGATCGCCTTTCGCGCGCAACCGGCGTGA
- a CDS encoding antitoxin Xre/MbcA/ParS toxin-binding domain-containing protein, with the protein MTIRFQDVGTELAQINALRDDVMERAFVSLEQRHGTLAAMLVQSLGDRQRAVRWMCRHQNAFGGRTAYELISGGEEDAVWDEIALMGDVPVAARLNSVRMAY; encoded by the coding sequence ATGACCATCAGGTTTCAGGACGTCGGCACCGAGCTTGCCCAGATCAACGCCTTGCGGGACGACGTCATGGAGCGGGCCTTCGTCTCGCTGGAACAGCGTCACGGCACGCTGGCCGCGATGCTGGTGCAGAGCCTGGGCGATCGCCAGCGCGCGGTGCGCTGGATGTGCCGTCACCAGAATGCGTTTGGCGGCCGTACCGCCTACGAACTGATTTCCGGCGGCGAGGAAGACGCCGTGTGGGATGAGATCGCCCTGATGGGAGACGTGCCCGTCGCGGCGAGGCTCAACTCGGTTCGGATGGCTTATTGA
- a CDS encoding OprO/OprP family phosphate-selective porin: MPALLAVTIGCALSACASQPGKPSVAPATEAPASGEDRPAAEALRRLSLFRPLEGGIDTPLIHTQIHGYLMLDAAAYSTNGLGHTDLSVRRADVNFQKQLWRDWLFYADAQLVDWHLEFKDVYLRKQTRRFGVVTIGNQQEPFGLEQYGSFRNTTFLERSTSSAIAPSRSVGVTSSDFHGPWIWSYGFFTAGTKDEGRQQRGLALTGRLAYALRAANGFYHLAIDYSDRKFGPSNEQRFDSAPEVALSSGSYFLDTHGIEGSDRVRRYGLEAAHVAGPFSWQAEFMAARLQRNSGLPSLNFTGWYAYASWMLTGETREYRESNATFGQVTPRVAWNGHGGGALEVAVRLSQTDLNDHDVFGGKETNLTVGINWYLDKSVRLSANVVHALGLDKPGSDYDGKHPTALVGRLQYQF; the protein is encoded by the coding sequence TTGCCGGCCTTGCTTGCGGTGACGATCGGCTGCGCGCTCTCGGCCTGCGCCAGCCAGCCCGGCAAACCTTCCGTCGCCCCCGCAACGGAAGCACCGGCCTCCGGCGAAGATCGCCCGGCCGCCGAAGCACTGCGTCGCCTTTCGCTGTTTCGCCCACTCGAGGGCGGCATCGATACGCCGCTCATCCATACGCAGATCCACGGTTACCTGATGCTCGACGCCGCGGCCTATTCCACCAACGGGCTGGGCCACACCGATCTGAGCGTGCGTCGCGCCGACGTCAATTTCCAGAAGCAGCTGTGGCGCGACTGGCTGTTCTATGCCGACGCGCAGCTGGTCGACTGGCATCTGGAATTCAAGGACGTCTACCTGCGCAAGCAGACGCGGCGCTTCGGCGTCGTGACCATCGGCAACCAGCAGGAACCGTTTGGCCTGGAGCAATACGGCAGCTTCAGGAACACGACCTTCCTCGAACGCTCCACCAGCAGCGCCATCGCGCCCAGCCGCAGCGTGGGCGTGACATCGAGTGATTTCCATGGACCTTGGATCTGGAGCTACGGCTTTTTCACTGCCGGCACCAAGGACGAAGGGCGCCAGCAACGCGGCCTGGCGCTGACCGGCCGGCTTGCGTATGCGCTGCGCGCCGCGAACGGTTTCTATCACCTGGCCATCGACTACTCGGACCGAAAATTCGGTCCCAGCAATGAGCAACGCTTCGACTCGGCGCCGGAGGTCGCGCTGTCCTCGGGCTCCTATTTCCTGGATACCCACGGCATCGAAGGCTCCGACCGCGTGCGGCGCTACGGCCTGGAGGCCGCCCACGTCGCCGGGCCGTTTTCATGGCAGGCGGAATTCATGGCCGCGCGTCTGCAGCGCAACAGCGGGCTGCCGTCGTTGAATTTCACCGGCTGGTACGCCTATGCCAGTTGGATGCTCACCGGCGAAACCCGCGAGTACCGCGAGAGCAACGCCACCTTCGGCCAGGTCACGCCCCGCGTCGCCTGGAACGGACACGGCGGCGGCGCCCTGGAAGTGGCCGTCCGCCTCAGCCAGACCGACCTGAACGACCACGACGTATTCGGCGGCAAGGAAACCAACCTCACCGTGGGCATCAACTGGTACCTGGACAAATCCGTTCGCCTGTCCGCCAACGTGGTGCACGCGCTTGGCCTGGACAAACCGGGCAGCGACTACGACGGCAAGCACCCCACGGCACTGGTGGGACGCCTGCAGTACCAGTTCTGA